In Vigna unguiculata cultivar IT97K-499-35 chromosome 3, ASM411807v1, whole genome shotgun sequence, a single genomic region encodes these proteins:
- the LOC114175206 gene encoding uncharacterized protein LOC114175206, with translation MIKELELIEKLRDMNLGMQFGSGSIQCTLLRVTNEFSNEIRVAQGHDLELQQFVGWLGTEKGKDYQMGEDDILRFKGKVCVPGGPHFRRQILKEGHQSRLSIHPSMTKMYKYLKEFFWWNGMKADVADFVAQCLKWSMDKLAKLYVREVVRLHGVPESIVSDRDPRFTSRFWQSLQAALGTQLRMSSAYHP, from the exons ATGATAAAGGAGTTGGAGTTGATTGAGAAACTCCGAGACATGAATCTGGGAATGCAGTTTGGGTCAGGCTCGATACAGTGTACCTTGCTAAGAGTTACCAATGAATTTTCGAATGAAATTCGTGTGGCTCAGGGACATGACTTGGAATTGCAACAGTTTGTGGGGTGGTTAGGTACTGAAAAAGGGAAGGACTACCAGATGGGAGAGGACGACATTCTACGGTTTAAAGGTAAAGTGTGTGTACCAGGAGGGCCTCATTTCAGGAGGCAGATACTGAAGGAGGGTCACCAAagccgtcttagcatacatcccagtatgactaagatgtataagtATTTGAAGGAATTCTTTTGGTGGAATGGTATGAAGGCAGACGTAGCAGACTTTGTTGCTCAGTGTTTG AAGTGGTCGATGGACAAGTTAGCAAAGTTATATGTGCGAGAGGTAGTGAGATTGCATGGGGTACCCGAAAGTATAGTGTCAGATCGGGATCCTAGATTCACATCACGGTTTTGGCAATCATTGCAAGCGGCCTTGGGTACACAACTGAGGATGAGTTCAGCGTATCATCCTTAG